GCTGGGTTTGAAAATGAGATGAAGGAGATGAAAGAGTTGGTTCACGGGTAAGAGAAAGATGTGAAGAACTTGAAGAAGATGGTAGTTTGTGGAGTTGGAATGATGATTGTGTACTACTATTTTGCTATGTACTAATGTGCAAGATTGCAACGAATGTTTTTCAGTTTCGAATACAATATGTTTGTCGGATTGTTGGGTTTTCAAGGGGTTAACGGCTTGTATTAAGAACTTATGTTATGAATTTATGGCTTCTATTATAACATAAGAACTTGTCAAAAATTGTGATAACATAACAAGTTTTACAAAATAGATAAGTTTTGGAACATCAAGTTTTACAAAAGAGATAATTTTAAAACATCTTAGCCGCTTCCTACTAGACAGACAACACACTTAAAGCACCAAAACCAATGTCCAACTTCTAGGCTGTCTTTTTCTTGAAAATACGATACCAAAAGAAACGATCCATAATAATAACATTCCTTAATAACCTGAGACCTGAAAAAGATCCAAAATTGATGTTAGAAGATTATCACAAGACCAATGCTGTTAGATGATTATCAAAAAACCAATGAAATATAAATAGGAGAGCAAACCTGAATTTAGGCTGTTGGCTGACTTGGTCCCTGAGCTTGTGATGGCTAACTTGGTCCCGGAGCTTCGCTTTGTGATGGCTGACTTGGTTCCTGAGCTTCACCTTGCGATGGCTGTGTCTTCTTCCTTGGATAAATCTTCCTCAGCTTGTTAGGAACTCCATCATTCTTGCAGTATAGAGAGTTATGGCCAGGAAAACCACATCGATAACAATGAATAGTCTTCAAATGTTTACAAACTTTCTTCCCTTTAGTAGGAGACTCATAAATCGATTTCTTCCTCTTCTCTGGATTCTACTCTTCCGACCTTTCTCATCAGGTCTTGCTGGCGGTTGAATCTGAGAACCATAAGCTTCCTTCCAAAACTTCATTCCTTCGACTAGAGTGACTGAATCACTATATTGCTGCTTCCACAAAGTCGTCAAGTAACAATCCGCCACAAAATTCTCAGCATTAAGTTTCTTGTCTTGAATCACCTTCAAAGCATGACGACACGGAATCCCGGTGAGGTCCCATCTTCTGCAGGTACATGTTCTCCTGTCCATATTGACAGTGTGAGAAGTGCTATTTTCTTCGACTTCTGAAACACCATTAGGACCAAGGGTCCTTTTCTTACACCATTTGCGATTTTTTGTCTCTTCAGCGATGGTTTTAGCGACCTTTAAACTGTATTTAGCCTCATACTTCACCAATTTCTTCTTCCTCACCTTGATTCTAACCATAGCTTGTCTTCTCATGGTCTCAAGCATTCCCACTAAAGGCAGAGAACGTGATTTCTTCAAACCGCTATTGTAAGATTCTGAGAAATTGTTGAGGCCATCTTCGCAACTAGAAGTGGTGCTGAAGAATGCATGAGTACAACTTGTAGGATCTCTCACCATCAAGTCATCATAGATCTGAGAATCAAAGGCTTTAAGCTCCTTAAGTGCCGCTTTATAATCAACCTCGTTGAAGCTATTTGCCACTGCCCAAAACAAATGTTTAAACTTAGGCTTGTTGGGGTGTAGCTTCTTAATGTTCCCGTATATGTGTCTAGTGCACGTCCGGTGTTTTATGTGAGGAAATTCTTCTTCCACAGCCTTTATAAGTCCCTGTCAATAAGGACAAGTCGAATGAGAAAATGTGATTGAAAATGTATAAAAAAAATTAACAAACTTACCTTCTGTTTGTCAGAGATAAGAGTGAACCCTTCACCATTTTTGAGGTCTAAATCAGACTTTACCCTTTGAATGAACCACTTCCAATTGTCAGCATCCTCAACTTGAACAATTTCCCACGCAACAGGGTATATTTGATTGTTTGCGTCTCTGCCCACAGCTGCAAGGAGTTGTCCTTTTGAGGTAGATTTCATAAAGCATCCATCAATCCTAAAAATGGTTCGACAATAAGCTCGCCATATTGTCTTCAGAGCTTTAAAACACACATAGAACTTGTCGAAGATCTCCACACCATCATCTCTAATGGTTGTTACAAGATCAACCATAGACTCCGGGTTTGATCTGTCAACAAATGAAAGCAACAATTTAAAACTAAACTGAAATGGTTGTTATAAACAAGATCAACCGTAGACATTTTAAAAAAAGAAACTTACTCTAGGATTTGCTCTTTATAGTCTTTAATCCTTGCAAATTGCTCATCAAACTCTTCACTAATCATATCCAATGCTCTCTTCCGTGCCTTTCTAGCGATATCATGTGTCACTGTCAAGTTGTATCTCTCTTGAATAATGTCTTGTATGGCCCTTGGCATCAATGCATTGTCGTGTCTAACCTCATTTATAAGAAGCCTACCAATGACACTGTCAGTCAATAACTTGCAAGAGGTGCAAGAATGCTCTTCTTGGAATGACTTCACCATGTATTGATGATGCACTGATTTCTCATAAGAACAGTAGATTCGCCAAGTACAAGGAACCTCACCGACTACAGCACACTTTGCCTCGGAAATGTCATTTCCCCATCTTGTGTATTTGACATTCCAACCTCCCATTAATGCATATTCTAACACAGCTTCCTTGAACTCTTTTATACTTTCAAAAACATGCATAATCTTCAACTATCCACTTCCTCTTCGCCATCTTTCATATCTGGGTTCGATGTCATCTTCATCATCTGAGGCAGGAGGTGTATCTCTAAGAGCTTCATTGTCCTCTTCCTCATCAACAAACCTGAGAACTATTTCTTCCACAGCCTCTTCCTGCGGATCTGATTCCGGGTTCTCTCGAGCCTCATTCCTGCCTATTGGAGAATCATCAACATTTTCATCCAAAGATTTAGTCTCCTCAGCCTCATTGTTAACCTCCTCGTGTTCAAGATACACTTCCACTTTCCTTACCTATTGTGTGGCAGTACACATGTTTTTGAAAGTTTATACCACCATCACACGACAGCTTCAAATCTGATAATCTTTCGTTAGGAAGCTTGTACCACACTCGCTGCCCATACATATCAACAATACCGGCCGAGATTATCGAACCATGATAATGAATTTTTTCCTCAACATAGGTGAGACCTTCTTCCAAATTCTCGAACTTCCCTTCATAGTTTATTATAAACGTTGTATCCCCACTGCAACAATTACACAACACATCAGTTACAGAAGAAATCATGAAAAAAAATTCACAGACACATTTCTTCGAACACCTTGTGTGCTCTCGGATTTCTTCTCTTTTCTAACATTACCTCATTCCAACTGCTCTCTTCTAGACGTGCTTTCAGCTCCTTAAATCATTCCCTTAACTCTCTCTCTCAATCACGTTTTACTCTCCTCTCTCTCTCAAACCCTTATTCTTTTCTTCTTCTCGCGACTTCTACGAAAAAAATTTTGTTTCAGAAAACACAAAACAACGTCGTTTTCAAAAGCCCACAACAACGTCGTTTTCTATTCCTTTCGGTCTGATAATCCACGTAATTAACTCATTTTATCCATGTAACCCACGTTAAGTCCACATAATACACAGTTAGAATAAAGTTAACGGAAACACGGTTCATGTATGTATTGACCTAAGAGTGTTAGTTGATGTATGAATTTTGAATAAAAATTGTGTTGATGTATGTTTTTGCACAGGCCCAGAGTTCATGTATTGATCGGGACCGCGTCCCCTCTTTCCACTATACTAAAAAATCTTCAATAACCATTTTCTTTGTAATATGGATAATTTGCATTCTCTAGAATTTGAACATCATACATTTTAGTGTATAAACATTAATATGCTCTTAGTTAAACCACTGGATTAAGAAAAAATTCATATCATTTATTTTTTAATATATATGTTTTGTTTTGTGTTCTGCCTATAGCTGGAATATTTTTGCTTTTATCCTAACTTATATTCTACCATCTATTTCATATAGAATAGTATTTTACCTTGATATAGCTTTTATTTTATGTTTTATTTACTTCTAGATAATATAAAACATTAAATTTTTAAGTAACATAAATGTCATTCATATATTACATTAAATAATAGTAAATTTTTGATAATTTATATTTTGCTTATCAATATAAAGTATTTTAATTGGTATAATAATTTTTTGAATTGTGCTCAAAGCTTTTGTCGACACGTGTCAGCTCGGTAGTGCGTCTGTGTATCCTACGCTCTCTCTTCCTTCTCGCGCGTCATGGGGGTTGTGTACTCTCTCTTCCTTCTCGCGTGTCATGGGTTATCACGAAATCATAAGATGTTCTTTTCACCTCCCCAAGCCTTTCCACTATAAAACTGCAACTATCGGATCCATGGCTAACAAAACATCAAAATCAATGGTGACGGAACCTTCCATCGTGTTCTTCCACGATTTTTCTTCTGGGTTGGGAGAGGCCAAGCTCATCTTCAAGCTAATCCTTTTATGGGAAGCTCTCCGGATTGATGTCGAGATGTTCATCAACGAACAGGTAATGATTCGATTTACTATTCCTATTTCCATGTTGAAGAATCAAAAACCCTGACTAATTGCATTTACATAGGGCACTGTGATTACATAGTTTCATATCCCCTTATCGTGTACTACAATATGGAAGTGAGTTTAGTAGTGATAAGTGAGTTTCCTGTAGGATTTTTTTGTTCACCGCATTGTGTCTCTCTCTCTCTCTATCTTTGGTTCTACAGTATCGAGCTCTGTTTCAAGCTTTCACACATGGTGCCTTTTGTTTTCTCTTTCCTAGGGTTTGTTTTTTGATTGGAGGGGCAAGAGGTTCTGATCATGGCGTCGATATCATTGTCGGATCAGGGGCCTAAGACAGAGGGGGGAGGAGGAGGAGAGAGCTCGGAGACGGTGGCGGCGAGTGATCAAACGTTGTTGTATAGAGGTTTTAAGAAGGCGAAGAAGGAGAGAGGTTCCATTTACCGTGGAGTCACAAGGTACTGTGGTTGTGTGTCTTCTAAACTGAATAGATGTTTACGATCCGGATGAGGGTGGTGTGATTCATTTTGAATTTCATATTGTGTAATCTGGAGAATTAAACTTAGGACTGTTGTGATGTCATTGTTGGATTGAGAGAGATGTTGTGTCATCTGGAATCGTTGATTATTCTGACAATTATCATGTCTCATTGAGACAAGAACTGAATGTATTGTCTTACATAGCAGTAGGAGATGCTGAGGTGTATTGTTTCTTGAATTTTTGTAAGTACATGCATAGATGGATAGGTCGTTGTGAAGCTCACCTTTGAGACAAGAGTACATGGAACCAAAACCAGAACAAGAAGGGAAAACAAGGTTTCTCTTTTCTTTTTTTTCTTTTTTCACCACATTCGACCAACATTTCTCTCCACATCCACAAAGCTGATCTATTTTCTTTGTTGTCCTTACACGTTTTCATCGTTGAAATTTCACCGCATCAGTTTATCTAGGTAAGCTATAAGCTTTGAAGGTTTCATTGTGTATTTTTTTGTGTATCTGTACATACTTGGTATTAGATTGGATTAACCCTTATATACTTGGCAGGAGCATATGATGATGAAGAGGCTGCTTCTAGAGCTTACGACCTTTGTGACCTTTAAATACTGGGGACCAGGGACACTTATCAACTTTCCAGTGAGTATGGTATGTATGCTTTAAAAAATTGAGGTTTAAGCTCTTCAGGCATAAGTGGCAGTAGGATGGTTATAGATGTTATGGGCCACCCTTTGCAGTTTTCATTGTTTTTATATACATTTATGCACTTAAATATTTTTCTTTATTCGTTGATGATCTCTTAGCATGTTGTTGATTCCTTTGCGGTCAAGGTTGTAATGGAATTTGGGATCATGATCGTAAACTGATTTTCATCTATGGAGTATGGACGCTCCTAGTTGGTTCTATCATCCGCTTCTACAAGATTCTGCAAAAATTTCGCCTTTTATATTTATATGTGCTAGGATCTGATGGTCTGGTTCATAACAGTGTTTTAGCTTAGTTCTCCCAGGTTATCTCCTTATAAAAATTGAGCAGTGAATCTGACAGTGTTGAAATCTTCTTAGCTACTCCAACTCTGCTTTGTTTCAATTGAAAACTATTTCATGTGCAGATGCTTTCCGCACTTTCAAGCAAGAAATGGTTGTGGCTACACATGGTATGTGTTCTTACCTCTGGAAACTTACTTCTAAGAGGAAATTATATCTTAACGATATGGTAGCTAAAAGGTGTAGCAAAAGAAAATCTTAGCACAATTGATATTCTCATACCTTGCTATGTTTCTCACATTTTCAGAAAATCTCATCCATGGATCAAGCAAAAGTGATCAACGAATTCCAAAAGCTTTATGCACAACTGGACATGACGCAAAACAAAAACTACATTCATTTCTAGGACCATAATACTCTGAAATCATGGGTAATCACAAAGATTGAGTGTGTCATGTTTGTTTTGTTTATAGTGTTTATTGAAAGCGATGATGTCAGAGGTTACTGATGGAGTTGGCGAAGAGAAGATGAAAATAAAACTGAAGATCTCACTAAACCATGTAGTTATTTGCTTTTTCAATCACAAGATTCATACTCGCACACTTTTCATTGGTTTTCTTCAAGCTTCTTCTAAG
This genomic interval from Brassica oleracea var. oleracea cultivar TO1000 chromosome C2, BOL, whole genome shotgun sequence contains the following:
- the LOC106324113 gene encoding uncharacterized protein LOC106324113, with protein sequence MGGWNVKYTRWGNDISEAKCAVVGEVPCTWRIYCSYEKSVHHQYMVKSFQEEHSCTSCKLLTDSVIGRLLINEVRHDNALMPRAIQDIIQERYNLTVTHDIARKARKRALDMISEEFDEQFARIKDYKEQILESNPESMVDLVTTIRDDGVEIFDKFYVCFKALKTIWRAYCRTIFRIDGCFMKSTSKGQLLAAVGRDANNQIYPVAWEIVQVEDADNWKWFIQRVKSDLDLKNGEGFTLISDKQKGLIKAVEEEFPHIKHRTCTRHIYGNIKKLHPNKPKFKHLFWAVANSFNEVDYKAALKELKAFDSQIYDDLMVRDPTSCTHAFFSTTSSCEDGLNNFSESYNSGLKKSRSLPLVGMLETMRRQAMVRIKVRKKKLVKYEAKYSLKVAKTIAEETKNRKWCKKRTLGPNGVSEVEENSTSHTVNMDRRTCTCRRWDLTGIPCRHALKVIQDKKLNAENFVADCYLTTLWKQQYSDSVTLVEGMKFWKEAYGSQIQPPARPDEKGRKSRIQRRGRNRFMSLLLKGRKFVNI